GCGCAGGTCGTGGGTCACCGTGTGTGGCAGCTCGACGGGCTTGCGGCCCTCGCGTTCGGCCGCCTCACTCTCCGCCTTCTGCAGCTCCTTACGAGCGCAGTTCCATTCGGTCTTCCAGCGGCGGTAGTTGAGCGGTTCACCCTCCTCCATCGTGAACAGCCACTCCTTGGAGGGGCGTGCGGCGAGGTGCGTGAGAAGCGCGTCAGTGACGACCTCACCGACCGGGACAGTCCGCCGGGACTTTGCGGTCTTCGGCGGCCCGATCTTCCCGGACTGAAGGCGCTGGCGCTCGACGCGAATAGTGCCGGCCTTGAAGTCGACGTCCGACACCTTGAGGCCGAGCAACTCGCCTATTCGCAACCCTGATCCGGCGAGCGTAACGATCGCCGCGCGGATGTACGGCGGCATCACGCGGGCCATGGCCTCGACCTGCACGACCGTGGGCGGGGTGACCTCCTCGTCCGGCATGGGCGGGAGCGTGACCCGGCGGCACGGGCTGGACGCGATGACCTTGTCCTCCACGGCCGCCGTCATGAGGCGTACGAGGACGTCGTAGACGTTCCGCACACTGCCGGGGCCGAGCAGCTCGGACAGGCTCTTGAAGAGCACCTGGAGGTCGTTGCGGCGTATCGCAGCCATCGCGCGGGAGCCGAGCGCCGGGACGAGGTGGAGCCGGAGCGCGTTGTCGGTGATCCGCTCGCCCGCCTCGCTGGCGATGAGCGACTCCTCCCACTTCTTCGCGTACTTCTCGAACGTGATCCGTCCGGCGCGGGGATCGACGTACTGGCCCGTGACGATGCTGGCCGTGACCTCGTCGAGCCAGCGTTGGGCGTCGAGCTTGCGGTCGAAGTGGCGGGCGTGCTCCTTGCCGTCGAGGTCGCGGTAGCGGGCTCGCCATTTGCCGTTGGGGCGCTTTTGGATGTTGGCCAAGTGGCTTCTCCCTTAGGTTGGTTATCGGTAGTAGCCGCCGCCCTCGATGTACTCGGTGAGGGTGCGGGCGTCGCGCTCCTCGCCCATGAGGCGAAGGCACTGCTCGTGGATGGCTCGTGAGCTGTCGGGGTGGGTCTGGATGTGCTCGGCGATGCCGACGACGGCGTGGTGCAGGCGGTCCTCGGCGTCGCGTGTCTCGTAGTACGCCTCGACGGCTTCCTGGACGAGGCGTCTGCTGTCGAGGTCCAGCCCTTCCAGCGGCGGGGACATCAGCTCTTCTAGGGGCAGTTCGAAGACGCGGGCGAAGGCGAGGGCTTCGTCGACGTTGATGCGCCGACGTGGCGTGCCGTTCTCGATGCGCCAGACCGCGGTCTGGTTCATCTTGACGCCGGCCTTGGACACCCGGTCCGCCAGCTCGGTCGTGCTCCACCCCCTGACCTCGCGCTCCAGCGCCACCCGCGCAGCGATGTTGCCCTCGCTGTAGAGCAGCGGCAGTTCACCGCCGTCGCCCTTGTCGCCTGTCATCACACCTCCAGCATGACCATCCCTATCCATATTGAAACACATGCTATGCGATTTGGCTAACCGGCGATCGTCGAGCACACTTTATGCAGATCGGATTGCCGCCTAGTCGAATTGGAACGCATGCGATACCTGACCACCGCCGAGGTCGCCGAGCGCTACCGCACGGCCGAGAGCACCGTCCGCTACTGGCGCCAGATCGACAAAGGCCCACGCGGCATCAAGATCCGCAAGCGGGTGCTGTACCCCGAGGCCGAGCTGCTGCGATACGAGCGGACGCTGGCCGACGGCCGAGACGAGTGGGGCCTGGCTTCCTGAGCTGCCGGAAGCCCCGGACACAGCAACGGCCCTCGGCGAGCCAACGCCGAGGGCCGGAGACTCCCCTGCCGACTGCCCATCCCTGAACGAACGAGCTGGTGAGGGGCGGGACCTTCCCCGTCCTGCCTCTCACCGGAGAGGAACGTCTACGGAGGACTCTACGTCCCCCACCACCACGTACACATCCGCCAATACCGTCTGGCCAACGGCTGCGGTCCCCGGCCGGGGCATCCCCTGGCACCGCGGAGACCAGGCGCACACACGGTCCCCCACATTGGGGACCGCCGAGCACTCGGCCGATGCACAAACACACGGTCCCCAGCCTCCCGCTGACCCCGCTGTCGGGGACCGTCCCCGCGACATACCCGGTGCTCGGTCCCCGCAAGCCCCGGTCCCCGTATCCACATCCGGCGGAAACCTACAGGCCGGCGGCGCGAAAACGGGGACCGGTCCCCAAAGCGTGGAAGTTGCACCAGGGGACCGCAATGGGGACCGTGATCGCGGTCCCCGCCGGCCGCTGGGGACCGACGGTCCCATCGAGGGGGCCATGCAGCACGTGATCGCGGTCCCCGATGGCGGGTCGGGCACCGGAAACCACGAAGGCACCGGCATCGAGTCGGCTGCTGACGGTGCCGCGCTGCTGGACGAGTTGCGGTCGGCGATCGCCAAGTACGCGGTGCTGCCCAGCCAGGAGGCGTTGATCGCGGTCACGTTGTGGGTGGCGGCCACCCACATCCAGCCCGCGCTGCAGCACGCTCCCCGCCTGGCGGTGCTCGGGCCGACCAAGGGGTGCGGCAAGTCCCGCGTCCTGGACGTGCTCCACGAGACCGTCCACCAGCCGATCATGACGGTGAACATGTCCACGGCGGTGCTCTTCCGGGTCATCGGCAAGAACCCGCGCACGCTCCTGGTGGACGAGGCCGACGCCATCTTCAGCAAGGCGGGCGACAACGAGGAGCTGCGCGGCCTGCTGAACGCCGGACACCAGCGCAACCGGCCCGCCTGGCGCATCTCCGGACCGGAACACAAGCCGACCCCGTATCCGACCTTCGCCATGGCCGCGCTGGCCGCGATCGGCGACCTGCCCGACACGATCACGGACCGAGCGGTCGTGCTCTGCAAAAGCGCAAGCCCGGCGAGAAGGTCACCCCGTTCCGCTCGCGCTACGCGGTACCGGAGCTGAACGCGCTGCGCGACAAGCTGGCCGCGTGGCTGACCCCACTGCAGGCCACCGCTGCCCGACTGGTGCCACAGATGCCGGTCGAGGACCGGGCCGCGGATACCTGGGAGCCGCTGGTCATCGTCGCCGACATGGCCGGCGGTCACTGGCCCGCGAGTGCTCGGGCGGCCTGTGTGGCGATGACCCGCAACGAGGTCGCCCAGGACGAGCAGACCAGCCTGAAGACGCGTCTGCTGCGGGAC
Above is a window of Streptomyces sp. DT2A-34 DNA encoding:
- a CDS encoding site-specific integrase; translation: MANIQKRPNGKWRARYRDLDGKEHARHFDRKLDAQRWLDEVTASIVTGQYVDPRAGRITFEKYAKKWEESLIASEAGERITDNALRLHLVPALGSRAMAAIRRNDLQVLFKSLSELLGPGSVRNVYDVLVRLMTAAVEDKVIASSPCRRVTLPPMPDEEVTPPTVVQVEAMARVMPPYIRAAIVTLAGSGLRIGELLGLKVSDVDFKAGTIRVERQRLQSGKIGPPKTAKSRRTVPVGEVVTDALLTHLAARPSKEWLFTMEEGEPLNYRRWKTEWNCARKELQKAESEAAEREGRKPVELPHTVTHDLRHFYASALIAGGASVQQVQLVLGHASAVITLRIYAHLWPGEEDRTRTVMDAVLGGLRTGCGLDDRATKEIAGQTA
- a CDS encoding helix-turn-helix transcriptional regulator — its product is MTGDKGDGGELPLLYSEGNIAARVALEREVRGWSTTELADRVSKAGVKMNQTAVWRIENGTPRRRINVDEALAFARVFELPLEELMSPPLEGLDLDSRRLVQEAVEAYYETRDAEDRLHHAVVGIAEHIQTHPDSSRAIHEQCLRLMGEERDARTLTEYIEGGGYYR
- a CDS encoding AlpA family transcriptional regulator, which encodes MRYLTTAEVAERYRTAESTVRYWRQIDKGPRGIKIRKRVLYPEAELLRYERTLADGRDEWGLAS